The Apium graveolens cultivar Ventura chromosome 6, ASM990537v1, whole genome shotgun sequence genome contains a region encoding:
- the LOC141665754 gene encoding uncharacterized protein LOC141665754 — MTDKGTQLDNEEFRKYYEENKIDLRFTYVAHPQANGQAEVANRIILDGTTCRVITGATSFMLAYGPEVVVPVEISHLSPRIQVYNAKENEEGKRLALYLIDEVRDAAHAKIIEYQKKAFFYYNLRVKERFFKQGDLVLRKVEATGVRQKGKLAPNWEGPYMVKSVQGRGSYKLETMDGEEVPQTWHAQNLKVYYI, encoded by the exons ATGACCGACAAAGGAACACAGTTGGATAATGAAGAGTTCAGAAAGTACTATGAAGagaacaaaattgacttgagaTTCACTTATGTTGCTCACCctcaagccaatgggcaagcagaggttgCAAATCGGATCATTCTAGATGG aactacATGTAGAGTTATTACAGGAGCAACATCGTTCATGCTAGCATATGGGCCAGAAGTGGTCGTTCCAGTAGAGATTTCTCATTTATCTCCAAGGATCCAAGTATATAATGCTAAAGAAAATGAAGAGGGGAAAAGGTTAGCCCTGTACTTGATAGATGAAGTACGAGATGCAGCGCATGCAAAGATcatagaatatcagaaaaaagcctTTTTTTACTACAACCTGAGAGTGAAAGagaggttcttcaagcaaggagatttggtcctaaggaaggtggaagctaCTGGAGTACGACAaaaaggaaagctcgccccaaattgggaagggccatacatGGTTAagagtgttcaaggaagaggatctTACAAATTGGAGACCATGGATGGGGAAGAAGTACCTCAaacttggcatgctcaaaacctgaaggtttactacatATAG